The following are encoded in a window of Manihot esculenta cultivar AM560-2 chromosome 8, M.esculenta_v8, whole genome shotgun sequence genomic DNA:
- the LOC122724378 gene encoding dynactin subunit 1-like, producing MSQFKISEEWMLPLRSLNVALGIRLVGRLMGGTIRQVAEIILPRSSGRPPPLLPSLDINGRGSSARLVVFFDVKHQISDNMLILYNFLFFAASEIASSEKVSRPSGKASSRASKPSSHSTKSAQPSSRGGLSSKSTEQVGQGDAHSTEEVSRGKFKSPAEDKETSGTGMEIILLGGQSPEVSGESAPAPVRTEPEGSEGIPAKIGGKGVAADPSLPSPGNSLKTSGITSESPASAVADLLREQMFGGAIEASDPRLLALTGLLASFTKEQVTGLFMEVDIRDRSLRESVDRRIEEARLEENISATSDARGNLVAAREQIQSLQVELHSALEALKKAEEKTAETAKHTSSLEDELSRTRNVLQEADERAATLEVRCRGVLEQLSSMTEALKERDEAVSQKAEVQRQFDALKADLEGLQTHLEEVKAQREMALARVQVLEQELSTSSDRIRDLTSSAEEFDLRQQQLKNETSYVYSEALN from the exons ATGagtcaattcaaaatttcagaggagtggatgttacctctaaggagtttgAATGTTGCTTTGGGGATCCGTCTGGTAGGGCGGTTgatgggtgggaccattcggcaagTTGCTGAAATTATTTTGCCCAGATCTTCTGGCCGACCTCCCCCGTTGCTGCCTTCTTTGGATATAAATGGAAGGGGCTCAAGTGCTCGGCTTGTTGTTTTCTTTGATGTGAAGCACCA AATATCAGATAATATGCTGATTCTGTATAACTTcttattttttgcagcttctgag ATCGCTTCCTCCGAGAAGGTCAGCCGGCCTTCTGGtaaagcttcttctcgagcttccaagccgagctctcacAGCACTAAATCAGCTCAGCCATCTAGCCGTGGTGGGTTGAGCTCAAAGTCTACTGAACAAGTGGGACAGGGTGATGCCCATTCTACTGAGGAGGTGTCAAGGGGAAAGTTTAAGTCCCCTGctgaagacaaggagacctctgggacggggatggagatcatcctcctagggGGTCAAAGTccagaggtttctggtgaaagtgcccctgcccctgtgaggactgaacctGAGGGTTCTGAGGGCATTCCAGCAAAGATCGGAG ggaaaGGTGTTGCTGCTGACCCGTCATTGCCTTCTCCTGGCAATTCTCTAAAGacgtcgggtattacatccgagtctccggccagtgctgttgcCGACCTTCTTAGGGAGCAAATGTTTGGTGGAGCCATAGAGGCCTCGGATCCACGCCTTCTTGCTCTGACCGGCCTTTTAGCCAGCTTTACCAAGGAGCAA gtgacgggcctctttatggaggtggatatcCGTGATCGCTCCCTCCGGGAGTCCGTAGATCGCCGAATTGAAGAGGCACGTCTAGAGGAGAATATATCTGCCACCAGTGATGCGAGGGGCAATTTGGTAGCTgctcgggagcagatccagtccctccaggtggaaTTGCATTCTGCGTTGGAGGCCCTCAAAAAGGCTGAAGAGAAAACAGCCGAGACGGCAAAGCATACCTCGTCCTTAGAAGATGAGTTGTCTCGGACTCGCAATGTTCTCCAGGaggctgatgagagggcagctaccTTGGAGGTTCGCTGTAGAGGAGTGCtagagcagctgtcctctatgacagagGCTCTCAAGGAGAGAGATGAGGCCGTTAGCCAGAAAGCTGAAGTCCAGCGCCAATTTgatgccttaaaggctgatctcGAAGGACTTCAGACTCATCTGGAGGAAGTAAAGGCTCAGAGAGAGATGGCCTTAGCTCGGGtgcaggtccttgagcaggagttgagcaCAAGCTCTGACCGTATCAGAGACTTGACTTCCTCAGCTGAAGAGTTcgaccttcgccaacaacagctgaaaaatgaa ACTTCATATGTTTATTCAGAAGCTCTAAATTAA